atcccttccctcttgcatctccctcccttccaccctccctatcccacccctctaggtggacacaaagcaccaagctgatctccctgtgctatgcggctgcgtcccaatagctatctattttacgtttggtagtgtatatatgtccatgccaccatctcactttgttccagctttcccctttccctccctgtATTCTCAAGTTCATTCCttagtaggtttgtgtctttattcccatcttgcccctaggttcttctgaccattttcttttcttttttttttcttttttttagattccatatatatgtgttagcatacgggattttttttttctctttctgacttacttcactctgtatgacagactctaggtccatccacctcactacaaataactcagtttcattactttatatggctgagtaatattccattgtatatatgtgccacatcttctttatccattcatccgatgatggacactgaggttgcttccatgtcctggctattgaaaatagagctgcagtgaacattgtggtacatgactctttttgaataatggttttctctgggtatatgcccactagtgggattgctgggtcatatggtagttctatttgtagttttttaaggaacctctatactgttctccatagtggctgtattaatttacattcccaccaacagtgcaagagggttcccctttctccacaccctctccaacattcattgtttgtagattttttgatgctggccattccaactggtgtgaggtgatacctcactgtagctttgatttacatttccctaatgattagtcatgttgagcatcctttcatgcatttgttggcaatctgtatatttcctttacagaaatgtctgtttaggtcttctgcccatttttggattgggttgcttgtgtttttgatatatttttttgacaatataataattttaattctgTTTCAGAAAAAGCTGTCACATGAATTTGGATTAGAAAACATGACAATAAGAGGCTTGGTTTTTCTGGAAATGCAAGGAAGAGAAATAATCCTTAATAGGTTCAATGATAGTTTTCTGGATCTTCCTCTTGCATCAAAAGCTATATATCTTCTCCCCAAAGCATGTGCTCCAAGAGCCAACTTACTCTCTTCATCTCCCTCTAGCCAGGACAGGCTaattcccctccacccccacccctcttcTTTCAGTCACACTGTGTGGGTGTTAAAGACCCTGGGCTGACCAATTAACAGAATTGTCCTTTAAGCCAGTAACCCACAGGCAGTGGCAACCCAAGCCCCACTCCCAGTCCCCATGGCAGAGGCCACAGAGTGGCATTGTTTCCACTGTCTTAGGAAGAAGCCAAAAGCTGACCCTCAGCACAAATCAAGGCCTAATATGGAGAGAGAATGAGGGCTCCCAGGCCCAGAGTAGGCTGCAAGCTGGGGGCAGGAAAGGGGAGTCTTTACAGTCATTCCATCTTTAGAAATAAGGAGAAAACTGGATCCTTTTCCACTATTCTGGTTCTGTAAGGTACTCTTACTGCTGAGCTCCAAGGGGATCTGCAAGCACAAAAGGGTCTAAACAAATCAAGATAACTTTGCCCTGGCTTAAGATAAGAGTAACAAACAGGAAGATGGGTCAATGCAATAACTGGTAGGAAGATGATGCTGGGAACGTTGGCTCTTCACATGGCTGCCAGCCCTACAGAGGACAACACGGTAAGAACCAAGACAATCACTCCAGACTGGTATAGCTGGGAAATCGTCAGGCCTTTTCCTAGGTCCCACATCAAGTGTCGGATCCCATTCCAGGTATGATACGTGAGAGGGAAGACGAGTGAAAATTTGGCTGTGTGGATCAGCGCTGGCCCCAAACACAGGGACTTTACAAGTTCCAAATGAGACTCAAAGCTCCCAGGGATCAAGAGGGCTGACAAGCCAAAAAGAGAGACCCCTGCACTCAAGGCAATACCAGTGCCATGGTGGCAAATGGACATCACCATGGGAAGAGACCATCTGTAGATAGTGACATGGGGAGACAAAGGACGGTTTGAACCAGTGTTCTTATTCCAGAACCTCTCCATCTCTTCTTTGGCTGTGGTTCCAAAGGGACAGCATTTCTGATACGGAGCAGAGGACTAAGGTGGGCACGGAGGCAATGATGGCCAACACGTCTCAAACAGAGCGCAGCCATCTTGGGTTCCGGCCTGGACGGAAGTGACGCCGACGGCCCCACCACCTCTGGGCGAGGGGAGGGcgtgtttttgatattgacccccatgagctgcttgtatattttggagattaatcctttgtccattgcttcatttgcaaatattttctcccattctgagggttgtcttttcgtcttgtttatggtttcctttgctgtgcaaaagcttttaagtttcatgaggtcccatttgtttatttttgtttttatttccatttctctaggaggtgggtcaaaaaggatcttgctgtgatttatgtcatagagtgttctatctatgttttcctctgagagttttatagtgtctggccttacatttaggtcttaaatccactttgagtttattttagtgtatggtgttagggagtgttctaatttcattcttttacatgtagatgtccagttttccctgcaccacttattgaagaggctgtcttttccccatggtatattcttgcctcctttatcgaacataaggtgatcatatgtgcatgggtttatctctgggttttctatcctgttccattgatctatatttctgcttttgttccagtaccatactgtcttgattactgtagctttgtagaatagtctgaagtcagggagcctaattcctccagctctgtttttctttctcaagattactttggctattcagggtcttttgtgtttccatacaaatttaaaaaatttttgttctagttctgtgaaaaatgccagtggtagtttgatagggattgcattgaatctgtagattgctttgggaagtatagtcattttcacaatgttgattcttccaatccaagaacatggtatatctctcgatTTGTTtaatatcatctttaatttctttcatcagtgtcttatagttttctgcatacatttcttttgtccccttaggtagctttattcctaggtattttattctttttgttgcagtggtaaatgggagtgcttccttaatttctctttcagattttttatcattagtgtataggaatacgagagatttctgtgcattaattttgtatcctgcaactttaccaaattcattgattagctctagtagttttctggtagcatatttaggattctctatgtatagtatcatgtcatctgcaaacagtgacagccttacttattcttttctgatttggattccttttatttctttttcttctctgattgttgtggctaaaacttccaaaactgtgttgaataatagtggtgagagtgggaaaccttgtcttcttcctgatcttagtggaaatggtttctgtttttcaccattgaggatgatattggctgtgggtttgtcatatatggcctttataatgttgaggtaagttcactctatgcctactttctagagggtctttatcataaataggtgttgaattttgtcaatagctttttctgcatctattgagatgatcatagggtttttctccttcaatttgttaacctggtgtatcacattgattgatttctgtatgttgaagaatccttgc
This sequence is a window from Mesoplodon densirostris isolate mMesDen1 chromosome 4, mMesDen1 primary haplotype, whole genome shotgun sequence. Protein-coding genes within it:
- the LOC132489146 gene encoding LOW QUALITY PROTEIN: succinate dehydrogenase cytochrome b560 subunit, mitochondrial-like (The sequence of the model RefSeq protein was modified relative to this genomic sequence to represent the inferred CDS: inserted 1 base in 1 codon) — translated: MAALCLRRVGHHCLRAHLSPLLRIRNAVPXGTTAKEEMERFWNKNTGSNRPLSPHVTIYRWSLPMVMSICHHGTGIALSAGVSLFGLSALLIPGSFESHLELVKSLCLGPALIHTAKFSLVFPLTYHTWNGIRHLMWDLGKGLTISQLYQSGVIVLVLTVLSSVGLAAM